Proteins encoded by one window of Candidatus Omnitrophota bacterium:
- a CDS encoding carbon monoxide dehydrogenase: MQETNYRVINGPEGYLPPAAASMGVVLPDRGQALIEGRIVAEKEAMEKIAEKLLSAKNPYFFPGPLILWAWNDKAVEKAKAIKELADTAGAKIIPMSDYRPKYPMINPAEEINPNHPNLTIWHNKIDVCVFVGVHCHYANLALKIIRGGTDCYTIALCANYGHEDAMISLRDVHAEEVRNLTAVIKKMKGGK, from the coding sequence ATGCAAGAGACTAATTACAGGGTGATTAACGGGCCGGAAGGTTATCTGCCGCCGGCGGCAGCTTCCATGGGAGTGGTTCTTCCCGACAGAGGGCAAGCTCTGATTGAGGGAAGAATTGTGGCAGAAAAAGAGGCAATGGAAAAAATAGCGGAAAAACTGCTGTCCGCGAAAAATCCATATTTTTTCCCTGGCCCGCTTATTCTCTGGGCATGGAATGATAAAGCTGTAGAGAAAGCGAAAGCAATAAAGGAGCTCGCTGATACCGCGGGGGCAAAAATAATCCCTATGTCGGACTATCGCCCCAAGTATCCGATGATCAATCCTGCGGAAGAAATCAATCCGAATCATCCGAACCTTACCATCTGGCACAACAAAATAGATGTCTGTGTTTTTGTGGGGGTGCACTGTCATTATGCGAATCTGGCGCTGAAAATTATCAGGGGAGGGACAGACTGTTACACCATTGCGCTCTGCGCAAACTACGGCCACGAGGACGCGATGATTTCATTGAGGGATGTTCACGCCGAGGAAGTGCGCAATTTAACGGCTGTAATCAAAAAAATGAAGGGAGGGAAATAA